The genomic stretch AATAACCGATCTTGCAAGACCGCTACGGTGTTTTGCAATCGGATGCATGCCGCGTGCCGCCGGCTCTTGGTTCAGGAGGTGTCCTACATATATGTGATGTAGGATTGCAATATTGTTGTTCAGATTCCAAACTTTAGATTTTGTTGTCTACATCTTATAGTTTTTAATGATGTAGGAGTACTAGACTTACTTGTATGTTGACAAAACTTTGGAATTTTTATGTCCAGAACTCTGCCTCCCAAATCTTAGGATTTGATCATATTTCAGGAGTGTTTGATCACGGTTATGGCCTCTAGATTATGTCATAAAGTTTCTTCATGCTTGAACAATTTTCATCAAACAACTCTTCTGTAAACTCATTCATGCACTACTGTAATTCCCATTTTATTTTTCATTCTTGTAGATTTTAAATCCTATATATGGTACAATATTCTTATTCTCCTAAAAATGATCTTCTTTTGCAACAGTTTTCCTGTCGATCAAGGGGGCACAATGAAGTCTGTTGTCCAATACTTCCGTGGAAGACATATGGCTTTGCTATCCAGCATACCTACCTCTTATCTCTGGAAGTCCGCAATCAAAAGCGTCTAATTTTCCCCCCATGGAGGTCTGCAAAATAGTGGAAGGGACAAAGATACTCCAAGAGACTGACCTGGAGTCAGATAAGAGCTCTTTTAGAGAGGACATGCCAGCACCCACATGATCGGTAGCGTGACCTACTTCAAGTATATATAGCGTTTATTCTTATTACAATATTGTTGGAGTTACAAGAGAGCAAGTTGAGATGCTTATGCAAAACACAATTTAATTTGTGTGTCTGCAGATGGTGAATCACAAGTCTTATCACGATGATCCTTACACAAAAGAGTTTGGCATCAACATCAGTGAGCGGCGTGCATAGCTTGAGGCATGGGTTTTACCTGCTCTTTGGGTAAGTTGAAGTACCTCAATCATGTTGAGACAATGTCtattgaagtttttttttttatcttgtctTATTGTCCCTTCTTTGCTAGTAATCCTGTTTTATGAAAAAATATTATGCTTAAGAACACTACATAAGTGGATGCAACATCTTTACTGCCTTCTCCTTTTGTTTCTGAAAATGTGCAGCTTAAGTACAACACGGCCGGTAGAGAGAAGGATTACCTGCCTAGTGTTGGCCAGTGGAACATGATGAACAAAGTAATAATACTACGCGGAACAGATTTTAATAATGCAAGTCTTGGCCTCTGTTTACTGTATCTCAAGTATATGCACTCTGTTTACTGTAGCTATAGGCTTaatgttcatttttatttttccttATGTAGAAATGGTCAATGGTGGTAAAGTCAGGAGCTGGATGTACAAGACAGTGTTGGGATTCTGTCGTGAACTCGCTCGCATGTGGCAGGTCTCAGGAATGGCAAGTTTCCCTGAAATTCCTTTTGCCCATTGTACATGACATTTTCTTTCCTTGTACTTGTTGTTTACAACAGTAACAACATTACTATCAATTGTAGGACTTTGCTCTGGAGCCTATTCTTCTGGCTATATACGTGTGTCCGGATCAGGTGGAGCGAGCTCTGAAAGCTAGGTTCCACGATGTGGTGACCGTACTCGGACCGCACTACAAGGAGCTCAAACTGCTCATTGGAATATTTCCTGATGACAGTGGATCACTCTATGGTATGTAAACTTTCAACCGCATCAATTTATCACTATTAGCTTTGAGGTTCAAGCTGAATGCTCATGGATATGGTGCATGTATGTATTGGCTGACCTGAAGCGCGTCTGCGAGATCGACCTCGGGCTGATATCTCAGTTTATCTGACCAAGCAACTGTTTAAGATGAACAAGCAGATCCTGGCAAACCTTGCTCTAAAGATCAATGCCAAGGTTAGTCATCTTGTTGTTGTGCATTTCTTCAGTTGTCGAGTTTAACATGACCTTCTGTTTTCCTTTCATAGGTTGTGGAAGGAACACTTTACTGGCTGATGCGGTGTCGAGGTGCATCCCTTTGGTCACTGACATGCCGATGATCATATTTGGCACCGATGTTACCCATCCCCACCCTGGTGAAGACAGTAGCCCTTCCATTGCTGCAGTAAGTTGAAAAATCTCGTTCGTGCTCCATGTTTAGTGATTGTTCTTGTCGATACCACTCCACACTACGTGTTTGCGAAAAAACATTGATCTGCAACCATTTTCCATGCAGGTTGTGGCCTCCCAGAATTCACGTGAGGTGACTAAGTATGCCGGCATGGTCCCTGCTCAAGCTCACTGGCAAAATTTGATGGAGTATCTGTGCAATGTCACCCATGATCCTACTTTTTGTCGCCTAAGGTGACCAAGTATCCCTCATTTCCTCAAGTCTCCCCTTTTCTGTCCTACTTTCTGGCACAAGTCATGTAAACATTCGGTCGCATGCATTGGAAGGGAGGTTTTTCTCATATCCTTCAAAAGACCAACTAGAGAAAAGTTATATATCTATGCTTCATGGCAGAAACTTACACTCATGTTGTTTTGTAAGCAAAAATACCAGCACTAAGCTGGCCAATCACTTGAAATCGTGGACATCTATAATGGAATTGACTAGTTAGTGTTGCTTTTTTTACCAAGTCAAGGTGACATTGTTTGAGTTTTCTTTTATGATGAGAACATAATATATGTCTAAGATGACAAATGGGAATCCCGTGCACAGAACTTGTTGGTAATGTTATGTGGCTTGCTTGTTTTCTCTATGGTGCCTAGACTGAAGTTTGATTCGAAAATATCTCACAGTATACTTGAGCATGCTCTAGGACTCTCAgtcttgtttttttccttttttccttttttccttttttccttaacGGAAGCTTCTTTTGAAAATTTGTGAATATATACACAACATACTGTACTTGAGCTGTTTAGCATTGGGACTAAAGGTGTCTGCCTTTCACAGGGATGGTGTCAGTGAAGGCTAGTTCTACCAAGTTCTACTGCATGAGCTCGACGCCATCCGAAAGGTAACAAACAAACAATTCCCCCCAATTTTTTTAGGATTTTACATACTCCTTCTGATCCTATTCATACGTGTCTCAGGCATGCGCGTCACTGGAGGCGAACTACCAGCCTCAGGTCACGTTCATCGTGGTACCGAAGCGCCACCACACCAGGCTGTTTGTGCACAACCACAACGATCAGAACAAAGTCGACCACGCGGGAACATCCTTCCATGTGAGTGTTGTCATGCCAATAGCATTGCATATATAGGCAGCGGTTTCATGGCATATAACCATACTAGTGCTCTCATTTTACTAAGAGGGTATCAGCTATTATCATCCTAATTTCATGCCTTGAGCTGCATACTAACAGAAAAGGCTTTTTTCTTGCAGCTAATTGTTAATAGATGGGAGCGGTGGCCTTATGGAACACAACCTGCAGCAGCAGCGATAGGAGCTGCAGCAGGTCGAGATCGACATCCGCCTACCCACGGATCATCTGGGTACAGAGCAGGTTTGGGAGCCTACCAACGTGCATTTTGTAGCAGCTGGAAAGCTCAAGGTCGCATTGCTTTCATTGAAAATTCTCCATGCTTGAAATATTCACTTCAGGTTGGTAGGCTGCCATTACTTGCTGGCAACCGAGCAAGCAATAGTTAGCTCATCTGTCTTTCGTTGATACAATATCATGCATATTTGATGCATACATGCCTTGCTGAGTTGCTGTGACTTATTTGACATATTTGATGTTTATGTTGTGTGACCTATTCGTTCATTCAAATAGATGGACTGCCCTTTTCTTTTATTAGTGGTTTCAATTTTATTTCCTTTGACATTATTCTATCTTTTGAATTGCTGAATATTAGTAGCACTGCAGTTATAGTCAGCAGTAACACAACATGTACAAATTTGAAGGTATTGCAACTACTATGACAAGTTTTTCTTCTTCTCAAATTACTTTGCCTTTCCAAGACAGTAATTCTGGTAGTCACCATATTGATTTTTATCCCAAGTTTTGTTTAAacattttattgttttcttttctGGTTGGAATTTAACTTGCGTCTTTCTTCAGGTGAAACTTGGTAACTATTTGGCTTCAAGAATACCAGGCATGGGAAACTTATCAAATGGCCTCTTTTTCGTCTCCGCGCTTTAGGTAAGATTTTGGGTTACAATTTTTCCCCTCTATGAGCTCTGTGATACTGTGGCTGTATTTGCATCTAGGCCTAGTTGTTAGAGGTTCTTATGCTAGTACTTATGGCAAGCCACTAGATTGAATGATTTTGTGCTGTTGTTCTTGTTTGGTACTATTTGTTATGAACGCAATTAGTTCTTACTTTGGTCTTGATCAAGCCTTGCCTAGGGAGTTAGTACTAGCTAGCAACCGAGCAAGAAATAATTAGGTCCCCTTTTTCTCATCGATTTGATATCATGCATACTTCATGCATACATGTGCGGCGgtgatttctttctttttttgtattCAATTCCTTTTGTCCAAATTATTGGAAACTAGTCATGTATACTTGTTGGTGCACATGTTTTAAATTTTGCGGTTCATTCATAAATTTTCATTTCTCCGTGTATCCCATGTATAGGTAAGATCATCATGCACGTACGGATCCTTGCACTCATTTATTTGCATATGCATCTTTAGTGCACATTAAACATTCGGTCGCATGCATTGGAAGGGAGTTTTTCTCATATCCTTCAAAAGATCAACTAGAGAAAAGTTATATATGTATGCTTCATGGCAGAAACTTACACTCATGTTGTTTTGTAAGCAAAAATACCAGCACTAAGCTGGCCAATCACTTGAATTGTGGACAGCTATAATGGAATTGACTAGTTAATCATGTTTTTACTGAGTTAAGGTGACATTGTTTGAGTTTTCTTTTATGATGGGAACATAAGATTTGTCTAAGATGAAAAATGGGAATCCCATATACACAACTTGTTGGTAATGTTGGCTTGCTTGTTTTCCCTATGGTGTCTAGACCGAAGTTTGATTAGAAAATATCTCACGATATACTTGAGCATGCTCTAGCACTCtcacttgtttttcttttttccttagcaGAAGCTTCTTTTGAAAATTTGTGAACATATATTTGAGCTGTTGAGCATTGGGACTAAAGGTGTCTGCCTTTCACAGGGATGGTGTCAGTGAAGGCCAGGTCTACCAAGTTCTACTTACCGAGCTCGACGCCATCCGAAAGGTAACAAACAAACAGTGCCCTCCAATTGTTTCAGGATTTTACACATTCCCTTCTGATCATATTCATATGTGTCTCAGGCTTGCGCGTCGCTACCAAAGCGCCACCACACCATGTTGTTCGTGCACAACCCCAACGACCAGAACACGATCAACTGCAGCGGCAACATCCTTCCAGGTGAGTGTTGTCATGCAAATAGCATTGCATATATAGGCAGTGGTTTCACGACACATACCCATTTATGTTTATTACTTGCGCTCTCATTTTACATAGGGGGTATCAGCTAATTATCATCCTAGTTTCATGCCTTTAGCTGCATACTAACACAATTTTTTTGCCTGCAATTAATTGTTAATAGATGGGAGCGGTGGCCTTATCGAGCACAtcttgcagcagcagcagcgctagGAGGTGTAGCAGGTTGAGATCGGCATCCGCCCATCCACGGATCATCTGGGTACAGAGCAGGTCGGGGGAGCCTGCTAACGTGCattttgtagcatctagaaacctCAAAGCCTGTCGTCTTGCTTTCATTGAAAATTCTCCATGCTTGAAATATTCACTTTAGGTTGGTATGTTGCCATTACTTGCTGGCAACCGAGCAAACAATAATTAGCTCTTCTGTTTTTCGTTGATTTAATATCATGCATACTTGATGCGTAGATGCCTTGCTTGTGACTTATTTCTATTCAATTCCTTTTGTCCAATTTATTGGAAAATTGTCATGTAAAATTGTTGGTGCCGATGTTTCGAGTTTACGTTGTGTGACCTATTCATTCATTCAAATAGAACGGCTGCCCTTTTCTTTTATTGGTTACAATTTAATTTCCTTTGCCATTATTTTGTGTTTTGAATTGCTGAATACTAGTAGCACTACAGTTATAGGCAGCATTAGCACTACATGTACCAATTTGTAGGTATTGCAACTACTATGACAAGTTTTCATTCTTCACAAATTATTTTTCCTTCCAAGATTGTAATTCAGCTATTCATCATATTGATTTTTATCCCAAGTTTTGTTTAAACATCTTATTGCTGCCCTTTTCGTTTGGAATTTAACTTGTGTCTCTCCTCAGGTGAAACTTGGTAACTATTTTGGCTTCAAGAATACCAAGCATGGGAAACTTTTAAAATGGCCTTTTTTTTCGTCTCAGCGTGGCTGTATTTGCATATAGCCTAGTTGTTAGAGGTTCTTATGCTAGTACTTATGGCAAGCCACTTGTGATTGACTGATTTTGTGTCGTTGGTCTAGTTCCGTACTATTTGTTATGAACGCAATTAGTTTCCACTTTGGTCTTGATCAAGCCTTGCCTAGGTAGTTACTAGCTAGCAACTGAGCAAGAAGTAATTTGGTCCCCTTTTTTCTCATTGATTTGATACTATGCATACTTCATGCGTACATGCCCAGCAGTGATCTTTCTTTTTTGTATTCAATTCCTTTTGTCCATATTATTCGAAACTGGTCATGTATACTTGTTGgtgcacatattttaaatttggtgATTCATTCATAAATTTTCATCCCTCCCTGTATCCCACGTATAAGATCATGCACGTCTAGATCCCCGCACTCATGAATTTGCATATGCATCTTTAGTGCACATTAATACTCTTGGCAGGTGGTCGGATAATTTTTATATTTCTATAGATGTTATTGTTGTTGTACTGCTATTTGGAATTACTTGAATTCACTAAAAAATAGAACTTTTTTTGTTCTGGCATTTTTAACAATGCATTGTTACTAACACTGGAATATGTAGTGCTCTTCGAATCACTCGAGTTCATTGAAAAGCTGAGGTTTTTCTGCGTTCGGTATTCAACAATGATTTGTATGGCATAATTAATTATATACTTGCATTGCTCCCTATATCCCTCATAAAAGTATGATCATCTTGCCTATTTCGATCCTGACAGATCAGTTGTATTGGACAGGAAAGATATATCATGTACTGAAGTACTTGGGTACCATGCAGGCATCTGTAAATATAAAGGAGTTGAAGGCAACAATTGGCATGGCATTACACTATACTTAATCTATTTGCAATGAAGTTTGAGCACTGGAACCATGTGGTGAGCTTCTATTGCTTGTTCCTACATTTGATTAGCTATATTTCTTAAAGCTAAATATGTTGCATGTAGTTTGGTTGTTATTTTAGCGGTGTGTGGTGGACTTATATTCTTTTCATTTTCCATCATAAATTGTTAATTAGCACTCAAATCTTCTAGAAGGAAAAAATCAATTTACCACACTTTAAACATGTTGAGTGTTGAAGTGACAAAGAAATGCTTAGCTGGTGAGGGTTGGAGTCCAGTTTTCACAACTAGTCACGTAATAAAATTCACTCTAAGCCTGATGCCTGATTATGTGCCTGCGCTACCCTGATTCTCAGGTTCAGGATGCGCTTCAGCGTGCTACTCTTGAGAGCAAATCCCAAGTGGGCTCAATTTTTCAAGTTCTTAACACAAAAGAACCTCCTTCCAGACAAACAAATTTACTTAGGCCTTCCATGACATTGTTATGCATATGGGTATGTTCTCAACAACACAATCTTTCCGACTATTCTATACTTGATATGCTATATTTTTTTAGTTTCTTTGTCGTTCTTATGGATTTGAAAAGAACTCCATGTACCCCTTCTCGGTTATTGTTCTATATATGGATGAAAACATGGCTCGGACTAATTGTACTGTCAGTGGACAATAAAAGGAAAGCCTTTTGTCCCAACTCCCAAGAAAGTTGTCTCTCTTGGTCATCTATTTTCAAtcgtaaaatatatttttatttgtgaGCGTGTTTAGCACTTAAAATCATCTTATGCATATTCATCAAAGAAGTGTTGGTATTTTTCTATTATAAATTGTGTGCTTTACCTTCTATACGTAGTGGAAAGAATTTATTTTTCCTTATGACAGAATTTTCCGCAGCTATTTCTACGTTCCTGGAATATTAATAGTTCATTTCCTTTCAATTAAACAACCATGGAATTTTTGTTTGAAATGAATAAGGAGCCTTCGTGTTACTTGGGTAAGTTTTGTAAGCGCTAACTTTGTGTTACAAAGCAATCCAGGTAGCCAGGTATTTCCTTTCTTATTTTCTCTCATGTTTGAAGATTGGGGTCATGGAATTTGCTTATTACTTGCAAGACTCCTATGTCATAATCCCAGAGAAGAAATTTGCTACACAGTTTTGCTCACTAGTCTTATAAAATTTGGTAGTTGTACTTATATTACTCTCTACTTTCATGATGTTACATGTCACCGGAGGTTCCCATAAAATAACAACAACATTGAGAATGCATTTTGAAGAAGGAAAATAAATGAATGAATGTCTGGAAGAACATCTTGCTTCTTTAATTAATCATATGTTTTTAGTTTGGCTAGTTAGCTTTAGAAGACACTTCATCATCTATTTGTAAGtgataaatattaaaaatctCAATTGTCTTGTTTGCCCTTCTTCTTTTGGGAAAGCTTTAAGGTGGCTATCATGTAAAGAAAAAGTGCAAACTACTACAGGGTACAATGATCCACATTGGCAAAGTTAGATATAGGAGTTGCTGTTTGTCTTGCTGCATCATGCATAATATCAAATGAATACTCAATAGTGACCATGTGATGTTGCTTAACTATTAAATTTTTGGACAGGAGCACTTTTTTTAAAGTAGTCACCGGGGATAGGAGCATTGATGTACTACTATTgcaattttgttcaaatgaataaTCTCTGTTTGGTCTAGTACATTTTGCCATGCATGATTGTTCAATGTGTGTCGCTCGGTATGGTTTAGCTTTTCTATAGGAGCTGGAATACCTAGTTGGGGTCTGTATCAACATCTTTTTTCCTGGTAATTGCAGAATCAACACAATTAGCTGTTCGGTTTTATCACCACAACCAGAATCACTAACTCACTGAAGCAAAACATTGTTATTGTTGAGGGCGTTTTATTCTGAGCAAGAGTTTAGATACTGGATTCGGCTAGAATTCACCCCCTGTTTTTCCAAGCACCTGAGCAGTTCCAGTACTCACACAATTGCCTCTTAAATTTATTTCCCCCCTTTGGCTTTTCGGAATGCACTCGCTTTCTCTTGGTTTGAGCACTTCCAATATGCATTGTAGTGTGGCATGAAATTTGATTTGATCAACCTAACTTTGCTACTTTCGTCGTCTAAATTTGTCTGACTAATGTTGTTTGTTCCATTTGATGCAATCATGGATGAACAGGAGTTACATGCTCAGATCTGTGTGGTGACCTTTGGTCCAAGATTGCTGCATCCGATAGCATCTTCCTTGAGGGAACCTTTGGTCCAAGATTGCTGCATCCGATAGCATCTTTGTAGTTGCTAGGACAGTTGTATGATGCGGTGGCTGTGTAACTCGGCCTCGGCTACAACATCTCCGGCGAGCTCCTGGTTCACACTTTGATCAAAGGCTCATTCATGGTAATGCCTAATACTATTTTGTTGTGGTCAATGACACTATATTGGCTTATTAGTGGAGCTACTGGCTTTAGTAGGATTTAGTAGTCATGGATGTAATTCCCAGCTTTTGTTAAATATTGACTTGCTCAGGTTGAGTCTATACACTAGGTATATATGATGTGTGAGTTGCTGGCTAGTGGTTAATTTTTTTACATGAACATGTCTCTAAAGCAATGTCATGTCCATCCTGATAGTGCAAGTTTTATTATGTTTCTAGTAGCAACTGGTTGATGGATTGCTATTGTTTCTAAAGCAATGTCATGTCCATCCTGATAATTTTGTCATGTGTGGATTGTAATCACACATGAAAGGCCTACTTTTTAACCTCGTGACAAATCAATCTTGAGCAGTTGTAATCATGCACATGCATAAATGATATGTATCTCTTGTTTGTGCTTCTACTCTGCATTATAGTCAGTAGAGAAGAATCTTGATCCGTTAATATATATTTCCTGATAGCTAGAAAACCGTGGTAGTTCCACATAGGTGTCATTTCGAGGAGACAAACTGGAAAGCCTGTTGGTTAGATGCACATATGCTGCTGCCTCGTTTCGTCGTGTCATGTGGGTTGTTAAGTTGAACCTCTGCCGCTAATCTGTTTGTTCGTGTCGTGTCATGTTTTGTTCTAGTTCCAGGATAACAGGGGGCCAGATGACGGAGTAGCAGCTGGGACCTGCAGCCTGATGTGCCTTGGATGGAAAGTGGAAGACCCGGGGCTAGAAGGAGACAAGTCATCATTTAGCGCCTTGTTTGTCAGGCCATCTCTATGCAACAGCGCTAGCTTTATTTCTGTCGCCTTAGTCAACTGTGCGGTATATATGGTTGCATCGGATGAGCAGCTGAGGTTTCAAGTCGGAAAATGATTGTGGTGTATGTAATAATCCCAGCTTTTGTTGATGTTTGCTGTTGGGTATCTTGGTATATCTGTTTGATTAGACATCTTGTTGAGATTTAGTGTCGTATGATTGTGTGCTATGTGCACTTAGTATAGttttgaagaatatatattctTGTTGTGATCTAAATGTCTGAAAAAGAGCAAATGTCATCTTGGATTTGCGAACTGTTTAAGTAGCTGAACTACTAGTGTCATCTTGGATTGCTTCCTTGAGATAGCAGGATTACTTTGGCCAAATTAACAAGCTAGCAACCTCGAGACAGGTGGATCAATTAACGTCCGGCGCAGAGGCAGCTGAATTGATATGCTGGAACCGTGCATGTCAATTGAACCGAGTCCAACCGTTGGTTTCCCGAGCCAACACAAATCGTCATCATCGCTGGTTCAAGTTTATTTTTTCTTGACCGGTACCTTGACCCTGCCTAGCT from Lolium rigidum isolate FL_2022 chromosome 4, APGP_CSIRO_Lrig_0.1, whole genome shotgun sequence encodes the following:
- the LOC124649535 gene encoding protein argonaute 1D-like, which translates into the protein MASFSSPRFRDGVSEGQVYQVLLTELDAIRKACASLPKRHHTMLFVHNPNDQNTINCSGNILPDGSGGLIEHILQQQQR